tttcttcaacgcaCCCTTGCGCAGCGTTTAATTAAACACAGTTAAAGTTATGCTTCAAACGCGTAACCCAATGACATTTATTTGGTTTTAAGACAAAATTATAATACTGTTGTAAGAATGTCGTACGAATATACACACAAAAAACCAGACACCCGCGATTAATGGATTATGTGATAAAAAGGCACGTTGTCAATACTGTATTAGCGATCACCAAAGTTCGTACTAGGCTTGTTACAAATAAACTAGAATGTCAAAGGAAATGAATAATATCCTTAATCGCGACTACTTTGGCTGGGGTGGGAGTGCGAATGATGCGAATGGTATATGGGTACCTTGACTCGGTCCGTTGATTCTTGCTCCTTACAGCTCAATTGACTCGCTCCGTACTCTCTGCTCACCACGCACAAAAATTCTGCATGATCGTCATTGGCATAATTGTATTGAGATCCAATATTAATGAGCTGTGATGAAAACAAACaattaacaaattttaatgaagtTCAATCCAttgattcattaaaaattcaatgctTGTCTTTGTTTTTGATAGCTCAAAATTTGAACAGCTTTGAGCACCGTAAGCCACTGAATTTGATTGGGGTTGGAGTTCAAAGTTATGCTTTAAAAAAGTTATGGAAAAGTACAAACCTGCTCGAATTTCCATCCATCGGACATTGTCGAGACCATTTGAGTAATTTCGTCCTCGTGACATTGAATTACTCTGTATACGTGCTTCTTTGAGTCTCGCTGCGGTCGAGTGTCCCTCAACATGATTCTCTCATTAACAAGACGAATGAGTTCAGTGATGTTGTAGAATTCAGCTTCTTCAAGGACACCCTCTTCAGCGAGGTCTTTGTTAATAACAAGTTTCCCATGACGCAGGTAATTTAATACGGGACTGAAGTATTTCGGGTCACGATCTATGAGATAAGCTCCTGTGTCATCCTGAGAATGatacattcaaatttttagtCCAGTGGCGTTGGTACAATTGTTTATATGTGAAAAATCTTCGAAATCGTTAAGTATTTCATAGTTTCATGTTTCAATAGACTCCTTGATATGTTTAATTTGTAATTAATATGCAAATGTTattataattatcatgaaataAAAGGAAAGATTCAAACTACGCGGTAATAATACAGACATCGACTAACCCTGTCCGATATTAAATCCGAGTCCTCTTGACAGAGTCGATAGAGAAACGAGTTTGGATCTCTCGCTAATGTTGTCTTGGCTGTTAAAAAGTACGTTCCACCAACATTGAGTCTGACCCACTGATTATTACACCGTTTTGAAACATTATTCTCTGTCATTTCATGCGAATTTGTATCACTgagatccgccattttgatttATGACATACGGCTATCTTCCGGTCGACGCTGCTGTTGTTGACCATGAACATAAAAGTTCTCGGAGGTGGGAATTGCCtagtgaattttttaaatggcaCTTTTTTCGTAGTGGTGTATTTAGTAAGctgtgattttttcaaaaaaatattggattGCGTTTCAACCAGTTGGAAGGAATATTTggtcaaaaaatgttttcgcaTTTTAACTGAGTTATAGAAAATAAGAGTGATTTATAATTGCCGAAAATACAAGGgaaagaaattgtttttttaaatggtattattgacatttttattcgatatgGAGAGGAAGAATGagggatatttttttaaatgaatgaaaaaacaggaaaatgtttatttatgtagaaaaaaaattacaaggtgaaatttttttggtttccaTTTTGTCAAAGGCCAAAGACTCATTGGATCGGATGAGGACAATTAGTAACATAACTGAACGAGAGATTGAAGATTTTACGAAGGTGACATAAAATCtttattacaaaaaataaattaattcgCTCTACATACAAAAATACagaattaattaatattaataatactCTCTATTcagtgatgattttttctctttaataATTATTGTTATGGTATTCAGAATCCTTATTCGTCAAGCACGAGATGAGTTTATTTGTTCATTTtctcttctcctttttttttcctttaatgaTTTAAAAGTACACATATGTCAAGAAAACCAAGACAATAATGGCGAAATACGATAAAATTGTAGCCCAGcattgttcaattcatgagaATGATCAATGTGGAgcataatttttcgaaatgtaatATCTATAGTGTCTTGAAATTGGTACCATCAACCTCGTGGACCACATTTAACGGTAGTACACACTTATTTTAACAAGACTAATTTCAATATACTTTATCAGTTCTGCGTCTAATATATTATGTTATGACGTATTTGTTACATTATGGCTGGTCAAACTTGCACATTGTACTATAAGATTCTATACAAAGAATAGAAAGTAcatgtaataataatatataatataatataatataatataatataatataatataatataatatatatatcctttatacaaatttaataataaattctTAAGTTCAATTGTTCTGTTTTTGTCAAAATGAGTTATGAGTTAGAgagttttaccattttttgtcATGTTGTAAAAAATACTTTGGAGGAACGATGTATCACTATTGCGTAGTGAAATCGTTGAACCTCTCTCACTAATTAAAACTGAATACTGTACATAAAACTTTCGCTGTTATTCTCATTgctaagaaaatgaaacttttgttCTTTAAATTAATACTCTGGTTGTCGACATTGTCAAATGATCCAGTCGAGTGCGGTAATTATGTGATGAATTTGGCAAGCTTCTAggggtttgttttttttctttctctataACGTTGTGGAAGTTCTGTGGCTACCACGAGAAAATTAACAACGCAGACAATTTCGTAAATATTTCAGTATTAAATTGATCCTATACTTTTGTTTATCCCCTTGTATTACAGGGCCGAGCTACATCTATTCTTATTTAAAGATATTATGTCAGCTTGCAACGAGCGGAAAATTCTCTCGCTTTGGCAACTAAATTGTGTATAATTTGGAATAGGGTCCCGAGATTGCAAATTTGATTGACACTGCTCACGCAATTTAATAACGAAATCGATCGAATCGAAGGTCAATTTTATCAAAGATAGTTTTACGTTACATTTAATATATCGTTTATATGaatagtcttttttttctattcggtaaatataattttattcgaGTTGTCGAAAAAgcgattattcaaattttttacgtgctttcgtgagaaaattagatttttttgaagaagATTGTGAGATTCGTGCTTTGCTCTCGttattttagaaaaatatgTCTTAAGAATTGAAAACATATGAAAATCCAGCAGATTTATTCTGGTAAGATTAAAAGATTCGTGACGGTCgttaatttataattttcatacgatttttttttaacttggcATATTGAGCGAGTGCCCTCTCACAGAAAATTTACACAAATGATTGAAACATtctatgcttttttttttataaaactcgATGGTTTCCAAGTAAACTTTCCCTAACA
This sequence is a window from Venturia canescens isolate UGA chromosome 8, ASM1945775v1, whole genome shotgun sequence. Protein-coding genes within it:
- the inc gene encoding BTB/POZ domain-containing protein KCTD5 isoform X1 — its product is MADLSDTNSHEMTENNVSKRCNNQWVRLNVGGTYFLTAKTTLARDPNSFLYRLCQEDSDLISDRDDTGAYLIDRDPKYFSPVLNYLRHGKLVINKDLAEEGVLEEAEFYNITELIRLVNERIMLRDTRPQRDSKKHVYRVIQCHEDEITQMVSTMSDGWKFEQLINIGSQYNYANDDHAEFLCVVSREYGASQLSCKEQESTDRVKVPIYHSHHSHSHPSQSSRD
- the inc gene encoding BTB/POZ domain-containing protein KCTD5 isoform X2, whose product is MADLSDTNSHEMTENNVSKRCNNQWVRLNVGGTYFLTAKTTLARDPNSFLYRLCQEDSDLISDRDDTGAYLIDRDPKYFSPVLNYLRHGKLVINKDLAEEGVLEEAEFYNITELIRLVNERIMLRDTRPQRDSKKHVYRVIQCHEDEITQMVSTMSDGWKFEQLINIGSQYNYANDDHAEFLCVVSREYGASQLSCKEQESTDRVKVLQQKGSRM